A region from the Nostoc sp. HK-01 genome encodes:
- a CDS encoding band 7 protein, which translates to MEQFFLLVFLALGGSAVAGSVKVINQGNEALVERLGSYNKKLEPGLNFVLPFLDKVVYQQTIREKVLDIPPQKCITRDNVSIEVDAVVYWRIVDMEKAWYKVENLQLAMTNLVLTQIRSEMGQLELDETFTARTQINELLLRDLDIATDPWGVKVTRVELRDLIPSKAVQESMEMQMSAERRRRAAILNSEGEREAAVNSARGKAEAQILDAEARQKSVILNAEAEQKAIVLKAQAERQQQVLKAQAIAESAEIIAQKINTNPNANKALEVLFALGYLDMGATIGKSDSSKVMFIDPRTIPAAFEGIRSIVSDTQVDSKSWLGREVPDVNGQ; encoded by the coding sequence GTGGAACAGTTTTTTTTACTAGTCTTTTTAGCCCTTGGTGGTTCTGCGGTTGCAGGTTCTGTGAAAGTTATTAATCAAGGTAATGAAGCTTTGGTAGAAAGATTAGGTAGCTATAACAAAAAACTAGAACCAGGACTTAATTTTGTTCTACCTTTTTTAGATAAAGTCGTCTACCAACAAACTATCCGCGAAAAAGTTTTAGATATTCCTCCACAAAAATGTATCACCCGCGACAACGTGAGCATTGAAGTAGATGCAGTGGTGTACTGGCGGATTGTCGATATGGAAAAAGCCTGGTATAAGGTAGAAAATCTCCAGTTGGCAATGACAAATTTGGTACTAACTCAAATTCGCTCAGAAATGGGACAACTGGAGTTAGATGAAACTTTTACCGCCCGGACGCAAATCAATGAGCTTTTGTTACGCGATTTAGACATCGCCACAGATCCTTGGGGCGTGAAAGTCACAAGGGTAGAACTGCGAGATTTAATCCCTTCCAAAGCAGTACAAGAATCAATGGAAATGCAAATGTCCGCTGAACGACGCAGACGGGCGGCAATTTTAAATTCTGAAGGTGAACGGGAAGCAGCAGTTAATAGTGCTAGAGGTAAAGCGGAAGCCCAAATTTTAGATGCAGAAGCCCGGCAAAAATCCGTAATTTTAAACGCTGAAGCAGAACAAAAAGCGATCGTTCTTAAAGCCCAAGCCGAACGCCAACAGCAAGTTCTCAAAGCCCAAGCCATTGCAGAATCAGCCGAAATTATCGCCCAAAAAATTAACACTAATCCCAATGCTAATAAAGCGTTAGAAGTTCTGTTTGCTTTAGGTTATTTAGATATGGGCGCGACTATCGGTAAAAGCGATAGCAGCAAGGTTATGTTTATCGACCCTCGCACCATTCCGGCGGCCTTCGAGGGTATTCGCTCCATAGTTTCTGATACGCAAGTAGATTCTAAATCTTGGTTAGGTAGGGAAGTACCTGATGTCAATGGTCAATAG